A window of the Phaseolus vulgaris cultivar G19833 chromosome 5, P. vulgaris v2.0, whole genome shotgun sequence genome harbors these coding sequences:
- the LOC137833945 gene encoding uncharacterized protein, whose amino-acid sequence MKIFIHSTDKDIWELIENGPFIPQVKRDEVFVNKHLSEWTEAENKKAKFDWIAKNIITSALRCDEFFRVSQCSSAKEMWDILEVTHEGTTDVKRARKYALIQEYELFRMQNGESICDVQ is encoded by the coding sequence ATGAAAATCTTTATACACTCAACTGATAAGGATATTTGGGAATtaattgaaaatggtcccttCATACCTCAAGTCAAGAGAGATGAGGTTTTTGTTAATAAACATTTATCCGAGTGGACTGAGGCAGAAAATAAGAAAGCTAAGTTTGATTGGATagctaaaaatattataacatctgCTCTACGctgtgatgagtttttcagagTTTCACAATGCAGCTCggccaaagaaatgtgggacatcttAGAGGTCACACATGAAGGCACAACTGATGTTAAGAGAGCTAGGAAGTATGCTCTGATTCAAGAGTATGAACTATTCAGGATGCAAAATGGAGAATCTATCTGTGATGTGCAGTAG